One Oryza glaberrima chromosome 11, OglaRS2, whole genome shotgun sequence genomic region harbors:
- the LOC127753895 gene encoding uncharacterized protein LOC127753895 isoform X2, giving the protein MAETPDESAAAIEAQGWSSHPFSFPSQPPDIKNWFSSYEYESPEVPELVGGNGGNSGSETQDPLEVGVPVDSLLEPTTHDGDGDGDGDSALRGNQCGQQHEHEVSAIREFIPISKSKVERGTKRKQSLWSLFGDGFLDNIGETSETETQAVLSVQRNEAEPLPDRNAMGLPDDDDTQGGQEGAIECSELPVDCNGIDVGDTQEGSQVDQEKEQSKLLIGDGMSSFHADKITPKDGNEQSKLSVDCTRTCKDRTKRRFDGNGIQSSLPSIGCNDIIIPDTEENSPGEETCHGNPAMDDKEQEETVAADGFVAIKRKEKPEQTFNTNKIPKPPTRRAKSTTLQENRDIVEQKVVVQERTSRSPLADMTNVSEVAAAPTTTEIRGKWKCPRKGKHYVGPPLKQLRLGQWLRRLD; this is encoded by the exons atggccgagaCCCCCGACGAATCCGCGGCCGCAATCGAG GCGCAAGGATGGAGCTCGCACCCGTTCTCGTTCCCTTCCC AGCCGCCGGATATCAAGAACTGGTTCTCGAGCTACGAGTACGAGTCGCCGGAGGTGCCGGAGCTGGTTGGTGGCAATGGCGGCAATAGCGGCAGCGAGACCCAAGACCCGCTGGAG GTCGGGGTGCCTGTGGATTCGTTGTTGGAACCGACCACccatgatggtgatggtgatggtgatggtgattcTGCTTTGAGGGGAAACCAATGTGGACAGCAACACGAGCATGAGGTTTCTGCTATTAGAGAGTTCATTCCCATTAGTAAGAGCAAAGTGGAGCGTGGCACGAAGAGGAAGCAAAGCTTGTGGAGCTTGTTCGGAGATGGCTTTCTTGACAACATCGGTGAGACTTCTGAAACTGAAACTCAGGCGGTGTTGTCTGTTCAGAGAAATGAAGCCGAGCCTCTGCCAGATCGCAATGCCATGGGCTTgcctgatgatgatgatactcAAGGAGGTCAGGAAGGCGCGATCGAATGCAGTGAGCTGCCGGTGGATTGTAATGGCATCGATGTAGGTGATACTCAAGAAGGTTCCCAGGTTGATCAGGAGAAAGAGCAGAGCAAACTGCTAATTGGTGATGGTATGAGTTCATTTCATGCTGACAAAATCACCCCGAAAGATGGTAATGAGCAGAGCAAACTGTCAGTTGATTGTACTAGAACATGCAAGGATCGCACCAAAAGGCGGTTTGACGGAAATGGCATTCAGAGCAGCCTACCATCCATCGGTTGTAATGATATCATCATACCTGACACTGAAGAAAATTCTCCAGGAGAAGAAACTTGCCATGGCAACCCTGCAATGGATGACAAAGAGCAGGAAGAAACAGTTGCAGCTGATGGTTTTGTTGCCATCAAGAGAAAGGAGAAACCAGAACAAACATTCAACACAAACAAAATTCCTAAGCCCCCAACGAGAAGAGCGAAGTCCACGACGTTGCAAGAGAACCGTGACATTGTGGAACAGAAAGTCGTAGTCCAAGAACGCACTAGCAGAAGCCCCTTAGCAGACATGACTAATGTTTCAGAAGTAGCAGCTGCTCCAACAACGACAGAGATCCGCGGTAAATGGAAGTGCCCTCGCAAAGGGAAGCACTATGTTGGTCCTCCGTTGAAACAGCTGCGTTTGGGGCAATGGTTGCGCCGACTGGATTGA
- the LOC127753895 gene encoding uncharacterized protein LOC127753895 isoform X1 — translation MAETPDESAAAIEAQGWSSHPFSFPSQPPDIKNWFSSYEYESPEVPELVGGNGGNSGSETQDPLENIQVGVPVDSLLEPTTHDGDGDGDGDSALRGNQCGQQHEHEVSAIREFIPISKSKVERGTKRKQSLWSLFGDGFLDNIGETSETETQAVLSVQRNEAEPLPDRNAMGLPDDDDTQGGQEGAIECSELPVDCNGIDVGDTQEGSQVDQEKEQSKLLIGDGMSSFHADKITPKDGNEQSKLSVDCTRTCKDRTKRRFDGNGIQSSLPSIGCNDIIIPDTEENSPGEETCHGNPAMDDKEQEETVAADGFVAIKRKEKPEQTFNTNKIPKPPTRRAKSTTLQENRDIVEQKVVVQERTSRSPLADMTNVSEVAAAPTTTEIRGKWKCPRKGKHYVGPPLKQLRLGQWLRRLD, via the exons atggccgagaCCCCCGACGAATCCGCGGCCGCAATCGAG GCGCAAGGATGGAGCTCGCACCCGTTCTCGTTCCCTTCCC AGCCGCCGGATATCAAGAACTGGTTCTCGAGCTACGAGTACGAGTCGCCGGAGGTGCCGGAGCTGGTTGGTGGCAATGGCGGCAATAGCGGCAGCGAGACCCAAGACCCGCTGGAG AATATCCAGGTCGGGGTGCCTGTGGATTCGTTGTTGGAACCGACCACccatgatggtgatggtgatggtgatggtgattcTGCTTTGAGGGGAAACCAATGTGGACAGCAACACGAGCATGAGGTTTCTGCTATTAGAGAGTTCATTCCCATTAGTAAGAGCAAAGTGGAGCGTGGCACGAAGAGGAAGCAAAGCTTGTGGAGCTTGTTCGGAGATGGCTTTCTTGACAACATCGGTGAGACTTCTGAAACTGAAACTCAGGCGGTGTTGTCTGTTCAGAGAAATGAAGCCGAGCCTCTGCCAGATCGCAATGCCATGGGCTTgcctgatgatgatgatactcAAGGAGGTCAGGAAGGCGCGATCGAATGCAGTGAGCTGCCGGTGGATTGTAATGGCATCGATGTAGGTGATACTCAAGAAGGTTCCCAGGTTGATCAGGAGAAAGAGCAGAGCAAACTGCTAATTGGTGATGGTATGAGTTCATTTCATGCTGACAAAATCACCCCGAAAGATGGTAATGAGCAGAGCAAACTGTCAGTTGATTGTACTAGAACATGCAAGGATCGCACCAAAAGGCGGTTTGACGGAAATGGCATTCAGAGCAGCCTACCATCCATCGGTTGTAATGATATCATCATACCTGACACTGAAGAAAATTCTCCAGGAGAAGAAACTTGCCATGGCAACCCTGCAATGGATGACAAAGAGCAGGAAGAAACAGTTGCAGCTGATGGTTTTGTTGCCATCAAGAGAAAGGAGAAACCAGAACAAACATTCAACACAAACAAAATTCCTAAGCCCCCAACGAGAAGAGCGAAGTCCACGACGTTGCAAGAGAACCGTGACATTGTGGAACAGAAAGTCGTAGTCCAAGAACGCACTAGCAGAAGCCCCTTAGCAGACATGACTAATGTTTCAGAAGTAGCAGCTGCTCCAACAACGACAGAGATCCGCGGTAAATGGAAGTGCCCTCGCAAAGGGAAGCACTATGTTGGTCCTCCGTTGAAACAGCTGCGTTTGGGGCAATGGTTGCGCCGACTGGATTGA
- the LOC127755571 gene encoding polygalacturonase-like: MSVITVVVVVGVVLALAAAASVMAAEYSVVDYGARAGGRADAAGAFLAAWAAACGDDGERPVMRVPAGTFLVGRAYFRGPCRSAGGVVLAIDGTVVAPPAVGNASWITFHYAHGLAIRGGTLDGNGHAFWACKAAAGRRCPPGTTTLDISQSNNVSVKRVTLVDSKNVHVSIFDCAGVTLQGVRIAAPADSPNTDGIHVALSRDVAVLSATVRTGDDCVSVGPGTSGVAIRNIRCGPGHGISIGSLGGRASEGEVRNVTVESASLAGTQNGLRIKTWGKPFAGRVSGVRFANVAMRDVQNPIVVDQNYCPGNVNCPGQSSGVKISDVEYEGITGTSATTVAVRFDCSGSNPCTGIRLRNINLTYDGGGGKPARSFCKNAGGSASGVVIPPSCLRPATARHGTTPPTYGSKRTMVASTCENLGDLRRKKQAILVGVSGSYDGRP; encoded by the exons ATGAGCGTCATCACGGTGGTTGTGGTGGTCGGCGTCGTCctcgcgctcgcggcggcggcgtcagtaATGGCGGCGGAGTACAGCGTGGTGGACtacggcgcgcgggcgggcgggagGGCGGACGCGGCGGGGGCGTTCCTGgccgcgtgggcggcggcgtgcggcgacgacggcgagcggccgGTGATGCGCGTCCCCGCGGGGACGTTCCTGGTCGGGCGGGCGTACTTCCGCGGGCCCTgccgcagcgccggcggcgtggtgctCGCCATCGACGGcaccgtcgtcgcgccgccggccgtcggcaACGCGTCGTGGATCACGTTCCACTACGCCCACGGCCTCGCCATCCGCGGCGGCACGCTCGACGGCAACGGCCACGCCTTCTGGGCGTgcaaggccgccgccggccgccgctgcccaccAGGCACCACA ACGCTGGACATCAGCCAGTCGAACAACGTGTCGGTGAAGCGGGTGACGCTGGTGGACAGCAAGAACGTGCACGTCTCCATCTTCGACTGCGCCGGCGTGACGCTCCAGGGCGTGCGgatcgcggcgccggcggacaGCCCCAACACCGACGGCATCCACGTCGCGCTGTCCCGCGACGTCGCCGTCCTCAGCGCGACGGTGCGCACCGGCGACGACTGCGTCTCCGTGGGGCCCGGCACCTCCGGCGTGGCCATCCGCAACATCCGGTGCGGCCCCGGGCACGGGATCAGCATCGGCAGCCTCGGCGGGCGCGCCAGCGAGGGTGAGGTCCGGAACGTGACGGTGGAGTCCGCGTCGCTCGCCGGCACGCAGAACGGCCTCCGGATCAAGACGTGGGGGAAGCCCTTCGCCGGCCGCGTCTCCGGCGTACGGTTCGCCAACGTCGCCATGCGCGACGTCCAGAACCCCATCGTCGTCGACCAGAACTACTGCCCCGGCAACGTCAACTGCCCCGGCCAG AGCTCGGGGGTGAAGATCAGCGACGTGGAGTACGAGGGAATCACGgggacgtcggcgacgacggtggcggtgaGGTTCGACTGCAGCGGGAGCAACCCATGCACGGGGATCAGGCTCAGGAACATCAACCTGAcgtacgacggcggcggcggcaagccggcGAGGTCCTTCTGCAAGAACGCCGGCGGGTCGGCGTCCGGCGTGGTCATCCCGCCGAGCTGCCTCCGACCGGCGAccgcacggcacggcacgacgccgccgacgtACGGCAGCAAGCGTACAATGGTTGCATCTACATGTGAAAATCTTGGTGATTTGCGACGGAAAAAGCAAGCCATATTGGTTGGTGTATCCGGAAGCTACGACGGCCGGCCCTAG
- the LOC127754864 gene encoding probably inactive leucine-rich repeat receptor-like protein kinase At5g48380 → MSVKCSITIIIQLLFCYMLCQPCYGTLSDIQCLKRLKESVDPNNKLEWTFTNTTEGSICGFNGVECWHPNENKILSLHLGSMGLKGHFPDGLENCSSMTSLDLSSNSLSGPIPADISKQLPFITNLDLSYNSFSGEIPESLANCTYLNIVNLQNNKLTGAIPGQLGILSRLSQFNVANNQLSGPIPSSFGKFASSNFANQDLCGRPLSNDCTATSSSRTGVIIGSAVGGAVIMFMIVGVILFIFLRKMPAKKKEKDLEENKWAKNIKSAKGAKVSMFEKSVAKMKLNDLLKATGDFTKDNIIGSGRSGTMYKATLPDGSFLAIKRLQDTQHSESQFASEMSTLGSVRQRNLLPLLGYCIAKKERLLVYKYMPKGSLYDQLHQQTSEKKALEWPLRLKIAIGSAKGLAWLHHSCNPRILHRNISSKCILLDDDYDPKISDFGLARLMNPIDTHLSTFVNGEFGDLGYVAPEYARTLVATPKGDVYSFGVVLLELVTGEEPTQVKNAPENFKGSLVDWITYLSNNAILQDAVDKSLIGKDHDAELLQFMKVACSCVLSAPKERPTMFEVYQLMRAIGEKYHFSAADDELTMQPQNAEAEKLDELIVAN, encoded by the exons ATGTCTGTCAAGTGTTCCATTACTATTATCATCCAACTTCTCTTCTGCTATATGCTTTGTCAGCCATGCTATGGCACATTAAGTGACATCCAATGCCTAAAGAGACTGAAGGAATCAGTTGACCCAAACAATAAATTGGAATGGACATTTACTAACACTACTGAGGGATCTATATGCGGATTCAATGGCGTGGAGTGTTGGCATCCTAATGAAAACAAGATTCTTTCTCTTCATCTTGGCAGCATGGGTCTTAAGGGCCATTTCCCTGATGGGCTTGAGAATTGTAGTAGCATGACTTCACTGGATCTCTCGAGCAACAGCCTTTCCGGTCCAATCCCAGCTGACATCTCAAAACAGCTGCCATTCATTACAAACCTTGATCTATCTTATAATAGTTTCTCAGGGGAGATTCCAGAATCCCTAGCTAATTGTACTTATCTAAATATTGTCAATTtgcaaaataacaaattaactGGAGCAATCCCAGGGCAGCTTGGTATTCTATCTCGCCTAAGCCAGTTTAATGTTGCCAACAATCAACTGTCAGGGCCGATACCTTCATCTTTTGGCAAATTCGCGTCATCCAATTTTGCAAATCAAGACCTCTGTGGGAGACCTCTGAGCAATGATTGCACTGCCACTTCAAGCAGCCGTACAGGGGTCATTATTGGTTCTGCTGTTGGTGGTGCAGTTATAATGTTTATGATAGTTGGTGTTATCCTGTTCATTTTCTTGCGGAAAATGCCTGCcaagaagaaggaaaaggatTTGGAAGAGAATAAGTGGGCAAAGAATATCAAGAGTGCAAAAGGAGCGAAG gtATCCATGTTTGAGAAATCAGTTGCAAAGATGAAGTTAAATGATCTGCTGAAGGCAACAGGTGATTTTACTAAGGATAATATTATTGGATCTGGTCGATCAGGAACTATGTACAAAGCTACACTCCCAGATGGTTCATTCCTTGCTATCAAGAGGCTACAGGATACTCAACATTCCGAGAGTCAATTTGCATCTGAGATGTCAACATTGGGAAGTGTAAGGCAGCGCAACTTACTTCCTCTTTTAGGCTATTGTATTGCTAAGAAAGAGAGGCTCTTGGTATACAAGTATATGCCCAAGGGTTCACTCTATGATCAGCTACACCAACAGACTAGTGAGAAAAAGGCATTGGAGTGGCCATTGAGGCTCAAAATTGCCATTGGGTCTGCTAAAGGTTTGGCATGGCTTCACCACAGTTGCAATCCCCGCATCCTTCACCGGAACATTAGTTCGAAGTGCATATTACTCGATGATGACTATGACCCTAAAATTTCTGATTTTGGGTTGGCAAGGCTTATGAACCCCATCGACACCCACCTGAGCACATTTGTCAACGGTGAATTTGGAGACTTGGGGTATGTAGCTCCTGAGTATGCACGTACCCTCGTGGCCACTCCAAAAGGGGATGTTTATAGCTTTGGAGTTGTGTTGCTTGAACTTGTCACTGGTGAAGAGCCCACACAGGTGAAAAATGCCCCGGAAAACTTCAAAGGAAGTTTGGTGGATTGGATAACATACCTGTCAAACAATGCTATCCTTCAGGATGCAGTTGATAAGTCCTTGATTGGAAAGGATCATGATGCTGAGCTGCTTCAATTCATGAAGGTTGCATGCTCGTGTGTGCTTTCCGCTCCAAAGGAAAGACCGACAATGTTTGAGGTTTACCAGCTAATGAGAGCTATTGGAGAGAAATACCATTTTAGCGCTGCAGACGATGAATTGACGATGCAGCCGCAGAATGCTGAAGCCGAAAAGCTTGATGAGCTTATTGTAGCAAACTAG
- the LOC127753896 gene encoding polygalacturonase-like — protein sequence MPRRAHAHAAVAAHLLVSAFVAAAAAAAATYNVIDYGAVGDDGGVTDSARAFEAAWAAACAGDAAAAAATVVVPAGGVYLVSRARFAGPCRSGAVAVNMTGATVVAPVPYAGVQLWIVFQDVDGVSVAGGTLDGRGRALWACRRARRPDCPPATRSLTIYRSRNVAVRGLTSRDSAGIHITVQASAGVAIVDTVVSAPGRSPNTDGIHIKQSTGVTVRNAVIGTGDDCVSMVEGSSDVLIEAVTCGPGHGISIGSLGDTPEQVAVRNITVKGSALAGTTNGLRIKTWAKANAGAVAGVSFSGVVMRNVSNPIIVDQNYCPGNASCPTEGSGIEISGVSYTDIEGTSATATAVRFDCSPSRPCAGIAMRDVRLRYQPPAAAAAEEQPAASFCRNAHGVAFGDVDPPSCLTE from the exons ATGCCGCGCCGCGCTCATGCtcatgccgccgtcgccgcgcactTGCTGGTGTCGGCGTtcgttgcggcggcggcggcggcggcggcgacgtacAATGTCATCGACTATGGCGCggtgggcgacgacggcggggtgACGGACAGCGCGCGGGCGTTCGAGgccgcgtgggcggcggcgtgcgcgggcgacgcggcggcggcggcggcgacggtggtcgtGCCGGCGGGCGGGGTGTACCTGGTGTCCAGGGCGAGGTTCGCCGGGCCGTGCCGGagcggcgcggtggccgtgAACATGACGGGCGCCACGGTGGTCGCGCCCGTGCCGTACGCCGGCGTGCAGCTGTGGATCGTGTTCCAGGACGTGGACGGCGTGTCCGTCGCCGGCGGGACGCTggacggccgcggccgcgcgctcTGGGCGTGCCGGCGCGCACGCCGCCCCGACTGCCCGCCCGCCACGAGGTCGCTGACGATATACCGGTCGAGGAACGTGGCGGTGCGCGGGCTGACGTCGCGGGACAGCGCCGGGATCCACATCACCGTGCAGGCGAGCGCCGGCGTGGCGATCGTGGACACGGTGGTGTCGGCGCCGGGGCGCAGCCCCAACACCGACGGCATCCACATCAAGCAGTCCACCGGCGTGACCGTCCGCAACGCCGTCATCGGCACCGGCGACGACTGCGTCTCCATGGTCGAGGGCTCCTCCGACGTCCTGATCGAGGCCGTCACTTGCGGCCCCGGCCACGGCATCAG CATCGGGAGCCTGGGGGACACGCCGGAGCAGGTGGCGGTGCGGAACATCACCGTGAAGGGCTCGGCGCTCGCCGGGACGACGAACGGGCTGCGGATCAAGACGTGGGCGAAGGCGAAcgccggcgcggtcgccggcgtcTCCTTCTCCGGCGTCGTCATGCGGAACGTCAGCAACCCGATCATCGTCGACCAGAACTACTGCCCCGGCAACGCCAGCTGCCCAACCGAG GGGTCGGGGATCGAGATCAGCGGCGTGTCGTACACGGACATCGAGgggacgtcggcgacggcgacggcggtgaggtTCGACTGCAGCCCGAGCCGGCCGTGCGCCGGGATCGCCATGAGGGACGTCCGGCTGAGGTAccagccaccggcggcggcggcggcggaggagcagccgGCGGCGTCGTTCTGCCGGAACGCGCACGGGGTGGCGTTTGGGGACGTCGATCCACCGAGCTGTCTAACCGAGTAG